One region of Flavobacterium sp. GSB-24 genomic DNA includes:
- the hisIE gene encoding bifunctional phosphoribosyl-AMP cyclohydrolase/phosphoribosyl-ATP diphosphatase HisIE has protein sequence MDIDIKSAHGLIPAIIQDSETKNVLMLGYMNEESLQKTIETQKVTFFSRSKQRLWTKGEESGNFLNLVSIKNDCDGDTLLIQAKPVGPTCHTGADTCWQEPNEANYGFISQLENTIKTRRKNADSEKSYVASLFEKGINKIAQKVGEEAVEVVIEAKDNNDDLFLSESADLLFHYLILLQAKGYQLNDVVDVLKKRQK, from the coding sequence ATGGACATCGATATCAAAAGCGCACACGGACTAATTCCGGCTATAATTCAAGATTCAGAGACAAAAAATGTTTTGATGCTGGGCTATATGAACGAAGAATCGCTTCAAAAAACAATAGAGACACAGAAAGTAACTTTTTTCAGTCGTTCCAAACAAAGACTTTGGACAAAAGGTGAGGAGAGTGGTAACTTTTTAAATTTGGTAAGCATTAAAAATGACTGCGATGGCGATACGCTTTTGATTCAGGCAAAACCTGTTGGGCCAACTTGCCACACTGGTGCAGATACGTGCTGGCAGGAACCAAATGAAGCGAATTATGGCTTCATTTCTCAATTAGAAAACACAATTAAAACTCGCAGAAAAAACGCTGATTCTGAAAAAAGTTATGTAGCTTCTTTATTCGAAAAAGGAATCAATAAAATTGCTCAAAAAGTGGGTGAAGAAGCTGTAGAAGTGGTTATTGAAGCAAAAGATAATAATGATGATTTGTTTCTTAGCGAAAGCGCTGATTTGCTTTTTCATTATTTGATTTTATTACAGGCAAAAGGTTATCAGCTGAATGATGTTGTGGATGTTTTAAAGAAACGTCAGAAGTAA
- the hisH gene encoding imidazole glycerol phosphate synthase subunit HisH, with the protein MKIVIINYGAGNIQSIMFAIERLGFKAVLSNNPNEIKSADKVIFPGVGEASSAMFKLRESGLDSLIPQLKQPVLGICLGMQLMCNSSEEGNTKGLGIFDIDVVKFSNSVKVPQMGWNQIYDLKSDLFKGISENEFMYLVHSFYAPNCDEAIATTNYDVEYASALQKDNFYGTQFHPEKSGDVGERILENFLKLDSKE; encoded by the coding sequence ATGAAAATAGTAATTATAAATTACGGAGCAGGAAATATTCAGAGCATTATGTTTGCTATTGAAAGATTGGGATTTAAAGCTGTTTTGAGTAACAATCCTAATGAAATTAAATCGGCAGATAAAGTGATTTTTCCTGGTGTAGGTGAGGCGAGTTCGGCGATGTTTAAACTTCGCGAAAGCGGTTTAGATAGTTTGATTCCGCAATTGAAACAACCCGTTTTAGGCATTTGTTTGGGAATGCAGTTAATGTGTAATTCGTCTGAAGAGGGAAATACAAAAGGTTTAGGTATTTTTGATATTGATGTTGTAAAATTCTCAAACAGCGTTAAAGTCCCGCAAATGGGATGGAACCAGATTTATGACTTAAAATCGGATTTATTTAAGGGAATTTCGGAAAATGAATTTATGTATTTAGTGCATAGTTTTTACGCGCCAAATTGCGATGAAGCTATTGCTACAACGAATTATGACGTTGAATATGCATCGGCTTTGCAAAAAGATAATTTTTATGGAACTCAATTCCACCCAGAGAAAAGCGGGGATGTGGGAGAGAGAATTTTAGAGAATTTTTTGAAGTTAGATTCCAAAGAATAA
- the hisF gene encoding imidazole glycerol phosphate synthase subunit HisF: MLAKRIIPCLDIKNGRTVKGVNFVDLRDAGDPVELAEIYSREGADELVFLDISATEERRKTLVNMVRSVAEKINIPFTVGGGISSVEDVDILLNNGADKVSINSSAVKNPQLINDLAQKFGSQCVVVAIDAKQIDGQWIVYLVGGKVPTELNLFDWAVEVAERGAGEILFTSMDNDGTKNGFANEALAKLSELVNIPIIASGGAGNIQHFVDSFKEGKADAALAASVFHFKEIEIKALKEELKNNGVEVRL, encoded by the coding sequence ATGTTAGCAAAAAGAATAATACCCTGCTTAGATATAAAAAACGGAAGAACGGTAAAAGGCGTTAATTTCGTTGATTTGCGCGATGCCGGCGATCCCGTAGAATTGGCTGAAATTTATTCAAGAGAAGGAGCAGATGAATTGGTTTTCTTGGATATTTCGGCAACAGAAGAAAGACGCAAAACACTGGTAAATATGGTGCGAAGTGTTGCAGAGAAAATCAATATTCCGTTTACAGTTGGCGGCGGAATTTCATCTGTTGAAGATGTTGACATTCTGCTGAATAATGGCGCAGATAAAGTTTCCATAAATTCATCAGCAGTCAAAAATCCGCAATTAATTAATGATTTGGCTCAGAAATTTGGAAGTCAATGCGTTGTTGTCGCAATCGACGCCAAACAAATTGACGGACAATGGATTGTGTATTTAGTAGGAGGAAAAGTACCAACAGAACTAAATCTATTCGATTGGGCTGTTGAAGTGGCAGAACGCGGTGCCGGCGAAATTTTATTCACTTCGATGGACAATGATGGCACTAAAAATGGTTTTGCAAACGAAGCTTTAGCGAAACTATCAGAATTAGTAAATATTCCAATCATTGCTTCAGGCGGAGCCGGAAATATACAACATTTTGTAGATTCGTTTAAAGAAGGAAAAGCTGATGCGGCTTTGGCAGCAAGCGTTTTTCACTTTAAAGAAATCGAAATTAAAGCTTTGAAAGAAGAACTGAAGAATAATGGAGTGGAAGTTAGACTTTAA
- the hisA gene encoding 1-(5-phosphoribosyl)-5-[(5-phosphoribosylamino)methylideneamino]imidazole-4-carboxamide isomerase, giving the protein MRIIPAIDIIEGKCVRLSKGDYDTKIIYNENPLEVAKSFEAHGIEYLHLVDLDGAKSSKIVNYRILEQIANQTSLKIDFGGGLKSDDDLRIAFESGANQITGGSIAVKNRAIFEKWILEYGSEKIILGADAKDEKIAVSGWLEESNEDLVPFIQDYQTKGIQYVICTDIAKDGMLQGPSFDLYSKILAEAKGIKLIASGGISTFDELPKLAELGCEGTIIGKAIYEGRITLKQLEDFIIRK; this is encoded by the coding sequence ATGAGAATAATACCAGCCATAGATATCATTGAAGGAAAATGTGTTCGTTTGTCCAAAGGCGATTATGATACGAAAATAATTTACAATGAAAATCCGCTTGAAGTGGCGAAATCATTTGAAGCACACGGAATTGAATATCTGCATTTAGTAGATCTTGATGGCGCAAAATCGAGTAAAATTGTCAATTATAGAATCTTAGAACAAATTGCGAATCAAACAAGTTTAAAAATTGATTTTGGAGGCGGATTAAAATCGGATGATGATTTGAGAATTGCTTTTGAAAGCGGTGCAAACCAAATTACAGGCGGCAGTATTGCGGTGAAAAACAGAGCAATTTTTGAAAAATGGATTTTAGAATACGGATCAGAAAAAATCATTCTTGGTGCAGATGCAAAAGACGAAAAAATAGCAGTTTCAGGCTGGCTGGAAGAATCAAATGAGGATTTAGTGCCGTTTATTCAGGATTATCAAACAAAAGGAATTCAGTATGTTATCTGTACTGATATTGCAAAAGACGGAATGCTTCAAGGCCCAAGTTTTGATTTGTACAGCAAAATTTTAGCGGAAGCAAAAGGAATAAAATTAATTGCATCTGGAGGAATTTCAACTTTCGACGAATTACCAAAATTAGCAGAACTAGGCTGTGAAGGAACTATAATAGGAAAAGCGATTTACGAAGGAAGAATCACTTTAAAACAGTTAGAGGATTTTATAATTAGAAAATGA
- the hisB gene encoding bifunctional histidinol-phosphatase/imidazoleglycerol-phosphate dehydratase HisB, whose amino-acid sequence MKKVLFIDRDGTIVLEPENYQLDSLDKLEFYPKAFQYLAKIASELDYELAMVTNQDGLGTDSFPEDTFWPTQNFILKAFENEGVVFDEIFVDRTFPEENAPTRKPRTGMLTKYLNNPEYDLENSFVLGDRLTDVELAKNLGAKAIFMNDTDGIGSNEISLKREELNETIVLQTMDWKKIYEFLKLEARSASITRKTNETDIYINLNLDGTGKSKIDTGIAFFDHMLDQISRHGQMDLEILVKGDLEVDEHHTIEDTAIALGEVFAKALGNKLGIERYGFCLPMDDCLAQAAIDFGGRNWLIWETEFKREMVGKMPTEMFYHFFKSFTDGAKANLNIKAEGINEHHKIEAIFKAFAKAIKVAVKRDTEKMILPSTKGML is encoded by the coding sequence ATGAAAAAAGTACTTTTTATCGATCGTGATGGAACGATTGTTTTAGAACCTGAAAATTACCAATTAGACAGCTTAGATAAACTGGAATTTTACCCAAAAGCTTTTCAATACCTGGCGAAAATTGCCAGCGAATTAGATTACGAATTAGCAATGGTAACCAATCAGGACGGATTAGGAACGGATAGTTTTCCTGAAGATACCTTTTGGCCAACTCAGAATTTTATACTTAAAGCCTTTGAAAATGAAGGAGTTGTTTTTGATGAAATTTTTGTTGACAGAACTTTTCCAGAAGAAAATGCGCCAACACGCAAACCTAGAACAGGAATGCTGACCAAATACTTGAACAATCCAGAATATGATTTAGAAAATTCTTTCGTTTTAGGAGATCGTTTAACCGATGTAGAATTGGCTAAAAATCTTGGTGCCAAAGCCATTTTTATGAATGATACAGATGGAATTGGCAGTAATGAAATTTCATTAAAACGGGAAGAATTGAACGAAACTATTGTTTTGCAAACCATGGATTGGAAAAAAATCTATGAGTTTTTAAAGTTAGAAGCACGTTCTGCGTCAATAACTCGTAAAACAAATGAAACGGATATTTATATCAATTTAAACTTGGATGGAACCGGAAAAAGTAAAATTGATACTGGAATTGCTTTTTTTGATCACATGTTAGACCAGATTTCACGTCACGGTCAAATGGATCTGGAAATTCTTGTAAAAGGCGATTTAGAGGTTGATGAGCACCATACAATTGAAGATACGGCAATTGCTTTAGGAGAAGTTTTCGCAAAAGCATTGGGAAATAAACTAGGAATCGAGCGTTACGGATTCTGTTTGCCAATGGACGATTGTTTAGCGCAGGCAGCAATTGATTTTGGAGGTAGAAACTGGCTGATTTGGGAAACCGAATTCAAACGTGAAATGGTCGGTAAAATGCCGACAGAAATGTTCTATCATTTCTTCAAATCGTTTACAGACGGTGCAAAAGCCAATTTAAATATCAAAGCGGAAGGAATCAACGAACATCATAAAATCGAAGCAATTTTTAAAGCTTTCGCAAAAGCAATAAAAGTTGCCGTAAAAAGAGATACTGAAAAAATGATTTTGCCTTCGACGAAAGGAATGTTGTAA